From a single Staphylococcus epidermidis genomic region:
- a CDS encoding pyruvate carboxylase, producing the protein MKQIKKLLVANRGEIAIRIFRAAAELNISTVAIYSNEDKSSLHRYKADESYLVGSDLGPAESYLNIERIIEVALRAGVDAIHPGYGFLSENEQFARRCAEEGIKFIGPHLEHLDMFGDKVKARTTAINANLPVIPGTDGPIESFEAAEQFANEAGYPLMIKATSGGGGKGMRIVRESSELEDAFHRAKSEAEKSFGNSEVYIERYIDNPKHIEVQVIGDEFGNIIHLYERDCSVQRRHQKVVEVAPSVGLSNKLRERICDAAIQLMENIKYVNAGTVEFLVSGDEFFFIEVNPRVQVEHTITEMITGIDIVKTQILVADGESLFGDKISMPQQNEIQTLGYAIQCRITTEDPTNDFMPDSGTIIAYRSSGGFGVRLDAGDGFQGAEISPYYDSLLVKLSTHAVSFKQAEEKMERSLREMRIRGVKTNIPFLINVMRNDKFRSGDYTTKFIEETPELFDIAPTLDRGTKTLEYIGNVTINGFPNVEKRPKPEYESTKIPKISQKKINQLFGTKQILEQHGPTGVTNWVREQEDVLITDTTFRDAHQSLLATRVRTKDMMNIASKTAEVFKDSFSLEMWGGATFDVAYNFLKENPWERLERLRKAIPNVLFQMLLRASNAVGYKNYPDNVIKKFVHESAKAGVDVFRIFDSLNWVDQMKVANEAVQEAGMVSEGTICYTGDILNAERSNIYTLDYYVKMAKELEREGFHILAIKDMAGLLKPKAAYELIGELREATHLPIHLHTHDTSGNGLLTYKQAIDAGVDIIDTAVASMSGLTSQPSANSLYYALNGFPRNLRTDIDGLEELSHYWSVVRPYYADFESDIKSPNTEIYQHEMPGGQYSNLSQQAKSLGLGERFDEVKEMYRRVNFLFGDLVKVTPSSKVVGDMALYMVQNDLDEDTVINDGYKLDFPESVVSFFKGDIGQPVNGFNKKLQDVILKGQQPITERPGEYLEPVDFEAIRQELSDIQQDEVTEQDIISYVLYPKVYKQYIQTKEQFGNVSLLDTPTFLFGMRNGETVEIEIDTGKRLIIKLETISEPDENGKRTIYYAMNGQARRIYIQDENVKTNANVKPKADKSNPNHIGAQMPGSVTEVKVFVGDEVQANQPLLITEAMKMETTIQAPFDGIIKQINVANGDAIATGDLLVEIEKQS; encoded by the coding sequence TTGAAACAAATAAAGAAATTACTTGTTGCTAACCGTGGTGAAATCGCCATTAGAATTTTTAGAGCGGCAGCAGAATTAAATATCAGTACAGTAGCAATTTATTCTAATGAAGATAAAAGTTCGTTACATAGATATAAAGCAGATGAATCCTATCTAGTTGGAAGTGATTTAGGACCTGCTGAAAGTTATTTGAATATCGAACGTATCATCGAAGTAGCTCTTCGCGCAGGTGTCGATGCAATTCATCCTGGGTATGGTTTTTTAAGTGAAAATGAACAATTTGCACGCCGATGTGCTGAGGAAGGCATTAAATTTATAGGTCCGCATCTTGAACATCTAGACATGTTTGGAGATAAGGTTAAGGCTAGAACAACTGCTATTAACGCTAACTTACCTGTAATCCCGGGTACAGATGGTCCTATTGAAAGTTTTGAAGCTGCAGAACAGTTTGCTAATGAAGCAGGTTACCCACTTATGATTAAGGCCACAAGCGGTGGCGGTGGTAAAGGTATGCGAATCGTTCGTGAATCAAGCGAATTAGAAGACGCTTTCCATCGTGCGAAATCAGAAGCCGAAAAGTCATTTGGTAATAGCGAAGTTTATATCGAAAGATATATTGATAATCCAAAGCATATAGAGGTTCAAGTTATTGGTGATGAATTCGGGAATATCATTCATTTGTATGAAAGAGATTGCTCCGTACAACGACGTCATCAAAAGGTTGTTGAAGTTGCACCTTCAGTAGGTCTTTCTAACAAATTAAGAGAGCGAATTTGTGATGCCGCAATTCAACTGATGGAAAATATAAAATACGTCAACGCTGGAACAGTAGAATTTTTAGTTTCTGGGGATGAATTTTTCTTCATTGAGGTTAATCCACGTGTTCAAGTTGAGCATACAATTACTGAAATGATTACTGGTATAGACATTGTGAAAACGCAAATTTTAGTTGCTGATGGAGAATCGTTATTTGGAGATAAAATCTCTATGCCACAGCAAAATGAAATTCAAACATTAGGGTATGCGATACAATGTCGTATAACAACTGAAGATCCTACTAATGATTTTATGCCAGATTCTGGCACAATTATTGCATATCGATCAAGTGGCGGTTTTGGTGTGAGACTTGATGCAGGGGATGGATTCCAAGGTGCAGAAATTTCACCTTACTACGATTCACTATTAGTTAAGCTTTCTACACATGCCGTTTCATTTAAACAAGCTGAAGAGAAAATGGAACGTTCATTACGCGAAATGCGAATTCGTGGCGTAAAGACGAATATTCCATTTCTCATCAATGTTATGCGTAATGATAAATTTAGAAGTGGTGATTATACTACTAAATTTATTGAAGAAACACCTGAACTTTTCGATATTGCACCGACATTGGACAGAGGTACCAAGACTTTAGAGTATATTGGTAATGTGACGATAAACGGATTTCCTAATGTAGAAAAGCGTCCAAAACCAGAATATGAATCTACCAAAATCCCAAAAATTTCTCAAAAGAAAATCAATCAGTTATTTGGAACAAAACAAATTCTTGAGCAACATGGACCAACAGGTGTTACAAATTGGGTTAGAGAACAAGAAGATGTTTTAATTACCGATACTACATTTAGAGATGCACACCAATCTTTACTTGCAACACGTGTAAGAACAAAAGATATGATGAACATTGCATCTAAAACTGCTGAAGTTTTTAAAGATAGTTTTTCATTAGAAATGTGGGGTGGTGCAACATTTGATGTCGCCTATAATTTCTTGAAAGAGAATCCATGGGAACGTTTAGAAAGATTGCGCAAAGCCATTCCGAATGTGTTATTCCAAATGTTATTACGAGCTTCGAACGCAGTAGGTTATAAAAACTATCCTGATAATGTAATTAAGAAATTCGTTCATGAAAGTGCAAAAGCTGGTGTAGATGTTTTCCGTATATTCGACTCATTGAACTGGGTTGATCAAATGAAAGTAGCGAATGAAGCTGTTCAAGAAGCTGGAATGGTATCTGAGGGTACAATTTGCTATACAGGTGATATTTTAAATGCTGAACGTTCCAATATTTATACTTTAGATTATTACGTTAAAATGGCTAAAGAACTGGAAAGAGAAGGATTCCATATATTAGCAATTAAAGATATGGCTGGTTTATTGAAACCGAAAGCAGCTTACGAATTAATTGGTGAATTACGTGAGGCAACACATCTTCCAATTCATTTACATACACATGATACTAGTGGAAATGGATTGTTGACATATAAACAAGCAATTGATGCTGGCGTAGATATTATAGATACTGCTGTTGCATCTATGAGTGGTTTAACGAGTCAACCAAGTGCAAATTCATTATATTATGCACTAAATGGATTTCCACGTAATTTAAGAACTGATATTGATGGGTTAGAAGAGTTGAGTCATTACTGGTCTGTAGTCAGACCTTACTATGCAGACTTTGAGAGTGATATCAAATCACCAAATACAGAAATTTATCAACATGAAATGCCAGGTGGCCAATATTCAAACTTAAGTCAACAAGCTAAAAGTTTAGGATTGGGCGAACGTTTTGATGAAGTCAAAGAGATGTATCGTCGTGTCAACTTCCTGTTTGGAGATCTTGTAAAAGTAACACCATCTTCAAAGGTAGTTGGAGATATGGCACTATATATGGTGCAAAATGATCTTGATGAAGATACGGTCATCAATGATGGTTATAAATTAGATTTCCCAGAATCTGTTGTGTCATTCTTTAAAGGTGACATTGGACAACCTGTCAACGGATTCAACAAGAAATTGCAAGATGTTATTTTAAAAGGACAGCAACCAATTACTGAAAGACCAGGTGAATACTTGGAGCCGGTCGATTTTGAAGCAATCCGTCAAGAATTAAGCGACATACAACAAGACGAGGTAACAGAACAAGATATAATTAGTTATGTACTTTATCCGAAGGTATATAAACAATATATTCAAACGAAAGAGCAATTTGGTAATGTATCTTTACTGGATACACCGACATTCTTATTTGGCATGCGTAATGGTGAAACAGTTGAAATTGAAATTGATACTGGTAAACGTCTAATTATTAAATTAGAAACAATCAGTGAACCAGATGAGAATGGTAAACGTACAATTTATTACGCTATGAATGGTCAAGCAAGACGTATTTATATTCAAGATGAAAATGTTAAAACGAATGCTAATGTTAAACCTAAGGCGGATAAATCAAATCCAAATCATATTGGTGCTCAAATGCCTGGTTCTGTAACTGAAGTCAAAGTGTTTGTAGGCGATGAAGTTCAAGCTAATCAGCCATTATTAATCACTGAAGCAATGAAGATGGAAACGACGATTCAGGCACCATTTGATGGAATTATTAAACAAATCAATGTTGCTAATGGAGATGCCATTGCCACAGGAGATTTATTAGTGGAAATTGAAAAGCAATCATAA
- the typA gene encoding translational GTPase TypA, protein MTNLREDVRNIAIIAHVDHGKTTLVDQLLKQSGIFRENEHVDERAMDSNDLERERGITILAKNTAIDYKGTRINILDTPGHADFGGEVERIMKMVDGVVLVVDAYEGTMPQTRFVLKKALEQNLKPVVVVNKIDKPAARPEGVVDEVLDLFIELEANDEQLDFPVVYASAVNGTASLDSEKQDENMQSLYETIIDYVPAPVDNSDEPLQFQIALLDYNDYVGRIGVGRVFRGKMRVGDNVSLIKLDGTVKNFRVTKIFGYFGLKREEIEEAQAGDLIAVSGMEDINVGETVTPHDHRDPLPVLRIDEPTLEMTFKVNNSPFAGREGDYVTARQIQERLDQQLETDVSLKVTPTDQPDSWVVAGRGELHLSILIENMRREGFELQVSKPQVILREIDGVLSEPFERVQCEVPSENAGAVIESLGARKGEMLDMMTTDNGLTRLIFMVPARGMIGYTTEFMSMTRGYGIINHTFEEFRPRVKAQIGGRRNGALISMDQGQATSYAIINLEDRGVNFMEPGTEVYEGMIVGEHNRENDLTVNITKAKHQTNVRSATKDQTQTMNRPRILTLEEALQFINDDELVEVTPESIRLRKKILNKSAREKEAKRVKQLMQDEQ, encoded by the coding sequence ATGACTAATTTAAGAGAAGATGTTCGTAATATAGCGATTATTGCGCATGTCGACCATGGTAAAACAACATTAGTAGACCAGTTGCTTAAACAATCAGGTATATTTCGTGAAAACGAACATGTCGACGAGCGTGCAATGGACTCTAATGATTTAGAAAGAGAACGTGGTATTACGATTCTTGCTAAGAATACAGCGATAGATTATAAAGGAACGCGTATCAATATATTAGACACACCTGGCCACGCCGATTTTGGTGGTGAAGTTGAACGTATCATGAAAATGGTTGACGGTGTCGTACTAGTGGTTGACGCATATGAAGGTACAATGCCTCAAACTCGTTTTGTTCTTAAAAAAGCTTTAGAACAAAACTTAAAACCGGTTGTAGTTGTGAATAAAATTGATAAACCAGCTGCTAGACCTGAGGGAGTTGTAGATGAAGTATTAGACTTATTCATTGAATTGGAAGCGAATGATGAGCAATTAGACTTCCCAGTTGTTTATGCTTCAGCTGTGAATGGAACAGCAAGTTTAGACTCTGAAAAGCAAGACGAAAATATGCAATCCCTATACGAGACGATTATTGACTATGTACCGGCACCAGTAGATAATTCAGATGAACCATTACAATTCCAAATTGCTTTACTAGATTATAATGATTATGTAGGTCGTATAGGCGTTGGACGTGTGTTCAGAGGTAAAATGCGTGTAGGTGATAATGTATCACTAATTAAATTAGATGGTACAGTTAAGAACTTTCGTGTGACGAAAATATTTGGTTACTTTGGTCTTAAACGTGAAGAAATTGAAGAAGCACAAGCAGGAGACTTAATAGCTGTTTCAGGTATGGAAGATATTAACGTTGGTGAAACAGTTACACCACATGATCATCGTGACCCATTACCGGTGTTACGTATTGATGAACCAACCCTAGAAATGACTTTTAAAGTAAATAACTCTCCGTTTGCTGGACGTGAAGGTGATTATGTAACAGCTCGACAAATTCAAGAAAGATTAGATCAACAACTTGAAACAGATGTTTCTTTAAAAGTTACACCTACTGATCAACCAGATTCATGGGTTGTTGCTGGTCGTGGTGAACTACACTTGTCTATTCTTATTGAAAACATGAGACGTGAAGGCTTTGAATTACAGGTTTCTAAACCTCAAGTTATTTTAAGAGAAATCGATGGTGTGTTAAGTGAACCATTTGAGCGTGTACAATGTGAAGTGCCTTCTGAAAATGCCGGGGCAGTGATTGAGTCATTAGGTGCACGAAAAGGTGAAATGTTAGATATGATGACGACCGACAATGGTTTGACGCGTTTAATCTTTATGGTACCTGCACGCGGTATGATTGGTTATACTACTGAATTTATGTCTATGACACGAGGTTATGGAATTATTAACCATACATTTGAAGAATTTAGACCTCGCGTTAAAGCTCAAATCGGTGGTAGACGTAACGGTGCATTGATTTCTATGGACCAAGGTCAAGCAACATCTTATGCGATTATTAACTTAGAAGATCGTGGTGTTAACTTTATGGAACCAGGTACTGAAGTATATGAAGGTATGATTGTTGGTGAACATAACCGTGAGAACGATTTAACAGTAAATATTACTAAAGCAAAGCATCAAACAAACGTACGTTCAGCTACTAAAGATCAAACACAAACGATGAATCGTCCTAGAATTTTAACATTAGAAGAAGCGTTACAATTTATCAATGATGATGAATTGGTGGAAGTAACTCCTGAAAGTATTCGCTTAAGAAAGAAAATACTTAATAAATCTGCCCGTGAAAAAGAAGCAAAAAGAGTTAAACAATTAATGCAAGACGAACAATAA
- a CDS encoding DUF5325 family protein yields MQQKKSKGIFWIFSILAVIFLTLFSFALGATNVPMMILTFILLIATFGVGFSVKRKYRKNNWL; encoded by the coding sequence ATGCAACAAAAAAAATCTAAAGGTATTTTCTGGATCTTCTCAATATTGGCTGTCATTTTTTTAACTTTATTTAGTTTCGCATTAGGTGCTACTAATGTTCCAATGATGATTTTAACATTTATACTTCTCATTGCAACATTTGGTGTTGGGTTCAGTGTGAAAAGGAAATATCGTAAAAACAATTGGCTTTAA
- a CDS encoding transposase, with the protein MTQLTLPMETSVLIPTNDISRHVNDIVETILETEFRHHRDAISYHPKIMLKVVLYAYTQSVFSGRR; encoded by the coding sequence ATGACTCAACTTACTCTACCAATGGAAACTTCAGTTCTTATCCCCACAAATGATATTTCACGACATGTAAATGATATTGTAGAAACAATTCTAGAGACTGAATTCAGACATCATCGTGATGCAATATCATACCATCCAAAAATAATGTTAAAAGTAGTTTTATATGCCTATACCCAATCTGTGTTTTCAGGACGTAGATAG
- a CDS encoding DUF2197 domain-containing protein: MRKVQCIICDTKVFIDEHTVEAKRLKNNPIRTFMCDDCKSRLDTPKQSKRD; encoded by the coding sequence ATGAGAAAGGTTCAATGTATTATTTGCGATACTAAAGTTTTTATTGATGAACATACAGTCGAGGCTAAACGCTTAAAAAATAATCCTATACGCACTTTCATGTGCGATGATTGTAAAAGTAGACTCGATACACCTAAACAAAGCAAACGAGATTAA
- a CDS encoding YktB family protein produces the protein MTQYTFSPKDFKAFEVEGLDQRMEALNDYVRPQLHQLGSYFEEYFTTQTGETFYAHVAKHARRSVNPPIDTWVAFAPNKRGYKMLPHFQIGLFRNQLFIMFGIMHEGRNKEEKVKIFDKHFDKLTSLPSDYSVSLDHMKTEKHYIKDMSNEELHAAIDRVKNVKKGEFFVARTLSPTDKRLKSDKSFLKFVEETFDEFLKFYQ, from the coding sequence ATGACCCAATATACTTTTTCACCTAAAGATTTTAAAGCTTTTGAAGTCGAAGGTTTAGACCAAAGAATGGAAGCACTTAATGACTATGTCAGACCTCAACTTCATCAATTAGGATCTTATTTTGAAGAATATTTCACTACACAAACAGGTGAAACTTTTTATGCTCACGTAGCTAAACACGCACGTAGAAGTGTCAATCCACCTATCGATACGTGGGTAGCTTTTGCTCCTAATAAACGTGGTTATAAAATGTTACCACACTTTCAAATCGGATTGTTTAGAAATCAGCTTTTCATTATGTTCGGTATCATGCACGAAGGTAGAAATAAAGAAGAAAAAGTGAAAATATTTGATAAACATTTTGATAAACTGACATCTTTACCAAGTGATTATAGTGTTTCTCTAGATCATATGAAAACTGAAAAGCACTATATCAAGGATATGAGTAATGAAGAGTTGCATGCTGCTATCGATAGAGTTAAAAATGTTAAAAAAGGTGAATTTTTTGTTGCCAGAACATTATCACCAACCGATAAAAGATTAAAATCTGATAAGTCTTTTCTAAAATTTGTTGAGGAAACTTTTGATGAATTTTTAAAATTTTATCAATAA
- a CDS encoding YlaN family protein produces MSNQSKLNSAAYDQLNKDADRILHLIKVQMDNLTLPSCPLYEEVLDTQMFGLQKEVDFAVQLGLVDKEDGKQLMLRLEKELSKLHEAFTNV; encoded by the coding sequence ATGTCTAACCAATCGAAGTTAAATAGTGCGGCATATGACCAATTGAATAAAGATGCAGACAGAATATTACATCTAATTAAAGTTCAAATGGATAACTTAACTTTACCTTCTTGTCCACTTTATGAAGAGGTTTTAGATACTCAAATGTTTGGTTTACAAAAGGAAGTTGATTTCGCAGTTCAACTTGGATTAGTTGATAAAGAAGATGGTAAGCAATTAATGTTAAGACTTGAAAAAGAACTTTCTAAATTGCATGAAGCATTTACGAATGTTTAA
- a CDS encoding IS110-like element ISSep2 family transposase, giving the protein MDYLGVDISKRSSVVAHYKNGKFQKEFFIQNNKNGYNYLLKYLNDLDHPQLIFESTGIYSRGMERFCCVNQINYIQMNPLEAKFKTSALRSWKTDQADAHKLACLGPTLKQTDSLPIHELIFFELRERVRFHLEIENEQNRLKFQILELLHQTFPGLERLFSSRYSIIALNIAEIFTHSDMVLDIDKEVLITHIFNSTDKGMSMDKATKYALQLRVIAQESYPNVDRHSFLVEKLRLLIQQLKQSIHHLKQLDDAMIQLAQQLDYFENIHSIPGIGKLSTAMIIGEIGDIKRFKSNKQLNAFVGIDIKRYQSGHTHCRDTINKRGNKKARKLLFWVIMNIIRGQHHYDNHVVDYYYKLRKQPNEKPHKTAIIACINRLLKTIHYLVMNHKLYDYQMSPH; this is encoded by the coding sequence ATCGATTACTTAGGTGTTGATATTAGTAAAAGAAGTAGTGTAGTTGCACATTATAAAAATGGAAAATTCCAAAAAGAGTTTTTCATCCAGAATAATAAAAATGGTTACAATTATTTACTCAAGTATTTGAATGACTTAGACCACCCACAACTCATTTTTGAATCTACAGGTATCTATTCAAGAGGTATGGAACGATTTTGTTGTGTAAATCAAATTAACTATATTCAAATGAATCCGTTAGAAGCCAAATTTAAAACGAGCGCTCTAAGATCATGGAAAACTGATCAGGCAGATGCTCATAAGCTTGCTTGTTTAGGACCGACGCTTAAACAAACAGACAGCTTACCTATACATGAGTTAATATTCTTTGAATTAAGAGAACGCGTCCGTTTTCATCTAGAAATCGAGAATGAACAAAATCGACTTAAATTTCAGATCCTTGAATTACTCCATCAAACATTCCCTGGTTTAGAAAGATTGTTTAGTAGTCGATATTCAATCATTGCACTCAACATCGCAGAAATCTTTACTCATTCAGACATGGTTCTTGATATCGACAAGGAGGTACTGATTACACATATATTCAATTCTACAGATAAGGGAATGTCAATGGATAAAGCTACAAAATATGCACTTCAATTAAGGGTGATTGCTCAAGAAAGCTATCCTAATGTCGATAGACATTCCTTTCTAGTCGAAAAATTACGCTTACTTATTCAACAATTAAAACAATCTATTCATCATCTCAAACAATTAGATGATGCCATGATTCAATTAGCACAACAACTCGATTATTTTGAAAATATTCATTCGATACCTGGTATTGGTAAGCTAAGCACAGCTATGATTATTGGGGAGATTGGTGATATTAAGCGATTTAAATCAAATAAACAACTCAATGCTTTTGTTGGCATTGATATCAAACGATATCAATCAGGTCATACACACTGTAGAGATACCATCAACAAGCGTGGTAATAAAAAAGCGAGAAAACTTTTATTTTGGGTGATTATGAATATAATAAGAGGGCAGCATCATTATGACAATCATGTCGTCGATTATTACTACAAACTAAGAAAGCAGCCTAATGAGAAACCTCATAAGACTGCCATCATTGCTTGTATAAATCGATTATTAAAAACAATTCATTATCTTGTAATGAATCATAAATTGTACGATTATCAAATGTCACCACATTAG
- the ftsW gene encoding cell division peptidoglycan polymerase FtsW: MKNFKNIMRYIGKTSKFIDYPLLITYVVLCLIGLVMVYSASMVAATKGTLTGGVPVSGTYFYNRQLLYVIMSFVIVFFMAFIMNVKVLKKPNVQKGMMIGIFILLLLTLVIGKNINGSKSWINLGFMNLQASELLKISIILYIPFMIEKKMPAVRHNIKLILGPILFVVTCLILVLFQKDVGQTMLIVIIFFSIIFYSGIGVQNMLKWGALVAIGFIIVATFMFMLDMVPSYLQARFSTLTNPFSQESGTGYHISNSLLAIGNGGLFGRGLGNSIMKLGYLPEPHTDFIFAIICEEMGLIGGLIVLILEYFIVYRAFQLANKTQSYFYKLVCVGIASYIGSQTFVNIGGISATIPLTGVPLPFISFGGSSMISLSIAMGLLLITAKQIKQDDKRLKQRKVDIKRRYN; this comes from the coding sequence ATGAAAAATTTTAAAAATATAATGCGATATATTGGAAAGACTTCTAAATTTATCGATTATCCATTGTTAATAACTTATGTTGTCCTCTGTTTGATTGGATTAGTAATGGTTTATAGCGCAAGCATGGTTGCAGCTACAAAAGGTACGTTAACCGGGGGAGTACCAGTTTCCGGAACATACTTCTACAATCGACAACTTTTATACGTTATCATGAGCTTTGTTATCGTATTTTTTATGGCTTTTATTATGAATGTTAAAGTATTAAAAAAGCCTAATGTTCAAAAAGGTATGATGATTGGTATTTTTATACTTTTACTACTAACATTAGTAATAGGAAAAAATATCAATGGTTCTAAAAGTTGGATTAACTTAGGGTTCATGAACTTACAAGCTTCGGAGTTATTGAAGATTTCAATAATTCTATACATACCATTTATGATTGAAAAGAAGATGCCTGCGGTGAGGCATAATATAAAATTAATATTAGGACCAATTTTGTTTGTTGTAACTTGTTTGATACTTGTTCTTTTTCAAAAAGATGTTGGTCAAACAATGCTGATTGTGATCATATTCTTCTCAATTATTTTTTACTCAGGTATCGGTGTGCAGAATATGTTAAAATGGGGCGCTTTGGTAGCTATTGGTTTTATCATCGTAGCTACATTTATGTTCATGTTAGATATGGTTCCAAGTTATTTGCAAGCACGTTTTAGTACGTTAACCAATCCATTTAGTCAAGAATCAGGCACAGGATATCATATTTCTAATTCTCTTTTGGCAATTGGCAATGGTGGGTTGTTCGGACGTGGTCTAGGAAATAGTATTATGAAGCTTGGTTATTTGCCAGAGCCACATACAGACTTTATATTTGCTATTATTTGTGAAGAGATGGGATTAATCGGTGGCTTAATCGTTTTAATTTTAGAGTACTTTATTGTATATCGCGCTTTCCAACTTGCTAATAAAACGCAATCGTATTTTTATAAATTAGTTTGCGTTGGGATAGCTAGTTATATCGGAAGCCAAACATTCGTAAATATCGGTGGTATTTCTGCTACAATTCCACTTACTGGTGTACCGTTACCATTTATTAGTTTTGGTGGTTCATCGATGATTAGTTTAAGTATAGCTATGGGATTACTACTTATTACAGCAAAACAGATAAAACAAGATGATAAACGACTGAAACAACGTAAGGTAGATATTAAACGTCGATATAATTAA
- a CDS encoding inositol monophosphatase family protein yields MALYDFAKGLILEAGNKVRLMMQEELDIKTKSNPNDLVTNVDKATENYLYETILHNYPDHQVIGEEGHGHNLEYLKGVIWVIDPIDGTLNFVHQKENFAISIGIYHDGKPYAGFVYDVMKDVLYHAKVGQGAFENTHKLEMIQNTELKRSIIGINPNWLTKPILSDIFSSIVNEARSARAYGSAALEIISVAKGQLAAYLTPRLQPWDFAGGLLILNEVGGIGTNLLGDKLDFNQPNSILIANPSLHREILNHHLNQQRDTLITLHEKRFGKR; encoded by the coding sequence ATGGCTTTATATGATTTTGCAAAAGGGTTGATACTAGAAGCAGGAAATAAAGTAAGGTTGATGATGCAAGAAGAGTTAGACATTAAAACTAAATCGAACCCAAATGATTTAGTTACAAATGTGGATAAGGCGACAGAGAATTATCTATATGAAACGATTCTTCATAATTATCCAGATCATCAGGTTATTGGCGAAGAGGGACATGGTCATAATCTCGAGTATTTAAAGGGGGTTATTTGGGTTATTGATCCAATTGATGGAACACTTAATTTTGTTCACCAAAAAGAAAATTTTGCCATCTCTATTGGTATTTATCATGATGGGAAGCCTTATGCAGGTTTTGTTTATGATGTCATGAAAGATGTTTTATATCATGCAAAGGTTGGACAGGGTGCATTTGAAAATACACATAAACTTGAAATGATTCAAAATACTGAACTTAAAAGAAGTATTATAGGTATTAATCCCAATTGGCTGACGAAACCAATACTCAGTGATATTTTTAGTTCAATAGTGAATGAGGCAAGAAGTGCACGAGCATATGGTAGTGCAGCATTAGAAATTATAAGTGTAGCGAAGGGTCAATTGGCGGCTTACCTAACACCTAGACTACAACCGTGGGATTTTGCAGGTGGATTGTTGATTTTGAACGAAGTAGGTGGGATAGGAACCAACTTATTAGGCGATAAATTAGACTTCAATCAACCGAATTCAATATTAATAGCAAATCCTAGCCTTCATCGTGAAATATTAAATCATCATTTAAATCAGCAAAGAGATACGCTTATTACACTTCATGAAAAAAGGTTTGGAAAGAGATAG